One genomic window of Quercus lobata isolate SW786 chromosome 9, ValleyOak3.0 Primary Assembly, whole genome shotgun sequence includes the following:
- the LOC115960000 gene encoding TMV resistance protein N-like: MNLLRGKSSESGNVQIDGHSSSCFPSSSTSTPRWTYKYDVFLSFRGSDTRKKFTSHLYEALKRNGITTFRDDESLDRGAFIKPELLKAIEESKIAAVIFSRDYASSSWCLTELAKVYECMGKKKLIVLPVFHDVDPSDVRKLRGTFEDAFAKHLIDNTENVQTWKDAVTEVAGIFGWDLRDELESTVIEKIIQRINNGLDCEVLSVSEYLIGVESRVQEMLDLCLGERLDCVRFIGICGIGGIGKTTLAREIYNKIFRDFEASSFIDNIREESESQRPVCLQKQLLSKILMSTQKNISNVYEGINVPRKRLRNKKVLIVLDDVNEEEQLKALAGKDEWFGVGSIIIVTSRDRHLLRRHGVKHIYEVKELNDDKALKLFSWKTFKKPHPEENYVDLSKHFVKYANGLPLALEVLGSL; encoded by the exons ATGAATTTGTTGAGAGGGAAGAGCAGTGAGAGTGGCAATgtg CAAATCGATGGGCACTCCTCCTcatgttttccttcttcttctacttctacGCCTAGATGGACATACAAATACGATGTCTTTCTCAGTTTCAGAGGCTCCGACACCCGCAAAAAATTTACAAGCCATCTGTACGAAGCATTGAAACGGAATGGCATAACCACTTTTAGGGACGATGAAAGTCTCGATCGAGGAGCATTCATTAAACCAGAACTCTtgaaagcaatagaagaatcAAAGATTGCTGCCGTTATTTTCTCTAGAGACTATGCTTCATCGAGTTGGTGCTTGACTGAACTAGCAAAGGTCTACGAGTGCATGGGCAAGAAGAAGCTGATTGTTCTGCCTGTTTTCCATGACGTGGATCCTAGTGATGTGCGCAAACTAAGGGGGACTTTTGAGGATGCCTTTGCAAAACATCTCATTGATAACACTGAGAATGTGCAAACTTGGAAAGATGCTGTGACGGAAGTTGCTGGTATCTTTGGATGGGATTTACGGGATGA GCTTGAATCAACGGTTATCGAAAAAATCATTCAGAGGATAAATAATGGGTTGGATTGTGAAGTCCTAAGTGTTTCTGAGTACCTTATTGGAGTGGAATCTCGTGTGCAGGAAATGCTAGATTTATGTTTGGGTGAAAGGTTAGATTGTGTCCGTTTTATTGGGATTTGTGGTATAGGTGGAATTGGTAAAACAACTCTTGCTCgagaaatttataataaaatttttcgtGACTTTGAAGCTAGCAGCTTTATTGATAATATTAGAGAAGAATCTGAAAGTCAACGTCCAGTTTGTTTACAAAAACAACTTCTTTCTAAGATCCTCATgagtacccaaaaaaatatatcaaatgtTTATGAGGGAATCAATGTTCCAAGGAAGCGACTCCGCAATAAGAaggttcttattgttcttgatgatgtgaATGAAGAAGAACAGCTAAAAGCATTAGCTGGGAAAGATGAATGGTTTGGTGTAGGGAGTATAATCATTGTAACTAGTAGAGATAGGCATTTGTTGAGAAGGCATGGAGTGAAACATATATATGAAGTTAAAGAGTTGAATGACGATAAAGCTTTGAAACTTTTTAGTTGGAAGACTTTCAAGAAACCTCATCCTGAAGAAAATTATGTGGATTTGTCTAAGCATTTTGTGAAGTATGCAAATGGCCTTCCCTTAGCTCTTGAAGTTTTAGGTTCTTTGTGA
- the LOC115959454 gene encoding uncharacterized protein LOC115959454, with protein MISLRPLSCEVNDKEQGPCHALLPYQGYVVLYICFLMVPVGAMLETFGGEYNCLFGDSLWEDPNCCTAYTQAESLDKEAQEEDMHLFAPMVALVQQDERMICHRGFDFVTFVDEILVEYASQKVHRILG; from the exons ATGATTAGTCTAAGGCCATTGTCTTGTGAGGTCAATGATAAGGAACAAGGACCATGCCATGCCTTATTACCTTATCAAG GTTATGTTGTTTTGTATATATGTTTTCTGATGGTACCAGTCGGAGCAATGCTAGAAACCTTTGGAGGAgaatataattgtttatttgggGACAGTTTGTGGGAAGACCCAAATTGCTGTACTGCTTATACACAAGCTGAGTCACTTGATAAGGAAGCCCAAGAAGAAGATATGCATCTTTTTGCCCCTATGGTGGCGCTGGTTCAGCAG GATGAAAGAATGATATGTCATAGGGGATTTGATTTTGTGACATTTGTTGATGAAATTTTAGTTGAGTATGCTTCTCAAAAAGTACATAGGATACTTGGGTAG